From Alloacidobacterium dinghuense:
TCATGCAGGATGTAGTCGGAGATGTCGGCAAGCTTCTCTGGATCCTCATGGGCAGCATCGGCATGGTCTTGTTGATCGCATGCGCGAACGCTGCAAATCTCTTGCTCGTTCGCGCCGAAGGCCGCCAGCAGGAATTTGCCATTCGCTCCGCACTCGGCGCCAGCCGGGGCCGCATCGGTGGCGAGTTGCTCCTCGAGAGCATGGTGATCGGGTTGGCTGGAGGCGCACTCGGACTCGCTCTCGCCTATGGCGCCCTGCGTGTTCTGGTAGCGCTCGCTCCGGCAGGGCTTCCGCGTATCGACGACATAGGCATCAACACTCCCGTGCTCATCTTCACTCTGATTGCTTCGCTCTTCGCGAGCCTTCTCTCCGGCTTGATTCCCGTCATGCGATACGCGGGCGCGCGCTTAGGACTGGCGCTTCGCGAAGGCGGACGCGCACAGAGCCAGGGACGCGAGCGCCATCGCACCAGAAACACTCTGGTCGTCATTCAGGTTGGTCTCGCCTTTGTGCTGCTCATCTGTTCGGGCCTGATGGTGCGCACCTTCCGCGCCCTGATGCACGTCAGCCCTGGATTCTCCGATCCCGCCCACGTTCAAACCTTCCGCATCACCATCCCCGAAGCCGAGGTCTCCGACGAGCAGAAAGTCGTGCGCATGCAGGAAGCCATCGCACACAAGATCGAGGCCATTCAGGGCGTATCCTCGGTTGCGCTCACCAATTCCGCGCCCATGGACGGCGGCCAGTGGCAGGACCCGGTCTTCGCGCAGGACCGCGCCTACGCCGAAGGAGATTTCCCTCCGCTCCGCCGTTTCAAATTCGTCTCGCCGGGAGAATTTCAGACTGTGGGCACTCCATTCATCGCCGGTCGTGACTACACCTGGACCGATCTCTACGACAGGCGTCCCGTCGCCATCGTCTCCGAGAATTTCGCGCGCGAGTATTGGCGCAGCCCGTCCAATGCGCTCGGCAAACAGATACGCGTCAGCACGAAAGATGACTGGCGCGAGATCGTCGGCGTCGTCGGCGATATACACGATGACGGCATGAACAAGGACGCGCCCTCCATCGCCTACTGGCCGCTTCTCCTCAACCATTTCGAGAGCGACATGGTGCACGTGAGCCGCACCGTGGTGTTTGTCATCCGCAGCCCGCGCGCAGGTTCCGAGAGCCTGATGAAAGAGGTGCGGCAAGCCGTATGGTCGGTCGACGCAAACCTCCCGCTCGCCGACGTTCGCACCGAGGGCTACTTCTATTCGAAGTCGATGGCGCGCACTTCCTTCACGCTGGTCATGCTCGCCATCGCAGGCGGCATGGCATTGCTCCTCGGCATCGTCGGACTCTACGGCGTCATCGCGTATTCCGTTACGCAGCGCACGCGCGAGATCGGCATCCGCATCGCCCTCGGCGCGCAGCGCAAAGACGTCACCGGAATGTTCGTCCGTCAGGGATTGATTCTGGCCGGAGCAGGCGTCATCTGCGGACTGATCGTCGCGGTCGCCGTCACGCGCCTCCTGTCCTCGCTGCTCTTTCACGTGAGTCCAATGGACCCCATCACCTACGGCTCCGTCTGTCTGGGACTCGCCGCAGCCGCTGCGCTCGCCAGCTATGTGCCGTCGCGGCGCACAACAGCGGTGAACCCGGTCGACGCCCTGCGCGCCGAGTAGCGGGCTGGCCTCATTCAAAACTCGAGGTCGTCATTCTGACGACCAACGGGAGGAAGAATCTCAGCGATGCACGCGTAACACAGCAGCACGTTCAAGCAGCCGCTCGTTCCTCTCCACCCGCGCAATATGCACACGCCCCCAGCCACAAATCTGTTCCAGCACCGGAGCCAGCGTCCATCCATACCTCGTAATCGAATACGCACGCACGGCGGCACGCGTTTCTCTTCATGCCTTTCAAGAATCCCGCGCACCAGCTCCTGCAGGTGCCGGATCAGCATGCGTTCCGCTCCAGGCGCATGAAGGAGAACAGCATATCCAGCTTCGTATAATTTCCGCATGTCAGCGCTACGCTCCCTGCCTCTTGCCTTCATCCTCACGATGCTCGCGGCAGCGCAGCAAACCATCTCGTTTCCAACCAAAGATGGTGGTCAAGTATGTGGTGACCTTTATGGTCAAGGTGATCGCGCGGTGGTCCTCGCCCACGGCGGCCAATTCAACAAGGAGAGTTGGAAAGAGCAGGCACAGGTTTTAGCAACGAAAGGATTTCGAATCCTTGCCATTGATTTTCGCGGATTTGGCTGCTCGACAGGCCCCGGCCAGGCAGATTTCTTCACTGCCCCGTTTCCGAACGACGTGCTTGCCGCCGTTACCTACTTGAAAGCGCACGGCGCTAAAACCGTATCGGTCATTGGTGGGAGTTTCGGCGGCGCAGCCGCTGGAGATGCGTCCATCATGGGAGCACCGGGTGAAATTGATCGCATCGTATTTCTGGGCGCTGCGCCCAACCTCTCCGCAGAAAAGCTGAAGTCGAGGGCGCTGTACATTCTTGCGCGCGAAGATCGCAGTGGAGACGGCCTGCGACTCCCTGGGATTCGTGCCCAGTACGAGAAGACTCCCCAGCCGAAGGAACTCATCATCCTTGATGGTTCTGCTCACGCTCAATTTCTGTTTCAAACAGACCAGAACGACAGAGTCATGCGCGAGATTGAACGATTCCTATCGACGCCCTAGCTGGGCCGAATCCGACGGCAATACCGACATCTCGGTGCGTACTTCCGTGTTGCCGGCCACACGAACATTTCGCGGTAAAGTCTACTTCGTTACGGCCTTTGCTTTCCGCACCGCCTCGAACAGCTCCCCAACTGTGAACTCACGGACCGTTGGTTCCACGCCGAACAGCGAGGTAAATCGGAATGGGAATATGTCCCAACCTTCGGAGTGAAAGAGGTATTCATTCGGCCCGAGGTTGAACGTCTCGCGCAGTCCTTTTTCCTCAGAGGCGAGCGTTACACGAAAACGTTTCTCTGTGGCTTCTAGCAAGTCGCTTCCGTCGTCCCCAGTCAGTCCCAAATCGCGCTCGAACTGCGTTTCCGGCGAAATCCTCTTCCGGTCAGGAACCTGCCGGTACTCCCGAATGAAGTCAGCGAACTCGTCAAACTTCAGTTCATCCATGGCAGCAATACTTGCTCAAGTGTACCGCCCCGGTTGTCGGCAATACTTCCCTTATGGTTTCTGGTCTGAGGAATTTTTGGGGCCATGACATCACACCGCATGTTGCCACATTTTGAAAGAGTTGGTTCATGATCGGGAATACCGGAACGCCGCTGCATTGAGTCAGTAGATTCGATCGTCCTGCGTTTAACACGGCTGCGGTAAATTCAATGGTGCAAATGGAGTGAAGACATGTCCGACCATAAAGTACGGCTTTGGCTGATTCGACATGGCGAAACAGAATGGAGTTTATCCGGTGCGCATACCAGCAGGACGGATATTCCTCTAACCGACAGAGGACGGGAACGCGCTGCGCACATGGCAGATCATCTGCACCAGCAGCAGTTTTCTCTGGTGCTGACCAGTCCGCGCCAACGTGCACGCGAAACCTGTAGCATCACGGGCTATGGTGATGTTGCTCAGATCGATTCCGATTTAAGCGAATGGGATTACGGAGAATACGAAGGCCGCACAACCGCTGACATCCGAAAGGAGCAGCCTGGGTGGACGATCTGGAAGAACAATCCTCGTGAAGGCGAAACGCTTGCACAGGTAAAAACCAGAGCCCAATCGATCATTGATCGGTGCACAGCTTCAGTTGGACAAGTCGCGCTCTTCGCCCATGCCCATATTCTCCGCATACTGGCCGCCACCTGGATCGGTCTACCGCCGGAAGGGGGCAGTCTATTGGCATTGGGAACAGGGTCGGTGAGCACACTCGGATTTGAACGCGAGACACGCGTCATCGAGACCTGGAATCGCTCATTCGAACTTGAGTAATCGTCTAATCTCATCAAGCCGGAGCTTCAAACCGGGAGCACCATTGTAAGAATTGGGCGCTTGCTCTGGGCAGACGAATACATTTGCGCAGACCAAACCGTCATCTTCACTTTTCGCCTGCGTCAGCGCGGCGGACCATACATTCCGTATTGCCGGTGATCAGGATCAAGGTGCATCGAGCGTCCGGGTTCCTTTGTTTGCGACACGCTCCAGATATTCGGCCCGGGAAATTTGCCCCCTCTTGAGCATTCCCAATTCCAGCTTTTGTCTCTGACGTTCTATATAGGCACCAAACAGGGGGCGAATGATTCGACGGCCTATGCCCATCCAGCGAAAGCGTTGTAGGTGGTAATTGCGCTCGAGGCGCACCTTCCAAACATCCGCCACGTCCTCCTTTTCACGGTGCTCCGGGCGAACAGCACGATGAATGTGGTGTCCGATTTCATGGAAAAGCACGTCGGACAGTCTTCCCTCACGGATGTAGGGAATTCTCAGCCACCATCCCTTTTCCCAACCCCGAAGGGCGTTGTCCACGAATATTTCGATCCAGGCAGAGCTGCCGCGAGACGCCCCGTGATATGCGCCGCTTGCCGTAGCCAAGCTCACGTTGCGCTTTCTCGATTTGACTCTGATATCGCGACGTTTACCCGAAAGGCCGCTTGAGTTGGAAAGCACTACCTCACCCAATCCCACCAGATAGTTCTTGGGCACCGAATCGAGCATGCGGCGAACAATTGGCGCTGGATCAAACGGAGGCTCGTAACCAGAGAAGGAGACGATCACTTTCGGCGATCTAGTTTGGTTCTCGAATGACGCCCCATCGCTTGAGTTCTTCACATGTCAAAGAATAATATATGGGTCGTCAGAGATACGGACGTTTCAAGCACCGGAAAATTCCCAATGAGCACCGTCGCCTCCTCGCGAACTCCGCGTGCTGAACGCGAAAGAATCTTGGCTTCTTGGAGACTCCTTGTTACGTTAGATTGCTTTCCGGACATATCCATTCGCTAGACTAACCCCGTGACCTCACCCTATCGTGGCCGCCTCGCTCCTTCGCCCGCTGCCGCATCTTCTTCCTCGTTGGTGGCGATGGTCTTCCTGCTGAAGGGAATTCTCCTAGATGACCAGAACTGTCAGGGCCGCAGGATTCAACGAATCACATGCAGCGCCTGGGGTCCGTTCATCACGGCATCTGTAACCAGACGCTGGTCAAAAGTTGCCAATTGGCCTTCATGCGCGCGCGCGAGCGCCAGAAGATAGCTATCCGTAACCTGCGCGGAGTCCAGCAGACGATCCGCGGTCACATGCTCCCGGTCAAACAGAGACAGATCGTCGGGCCAAAACATATGTCCGGGCAGTTTTCGGAATGAGGTCAGCAAGTCCGCAACCGCTGCAGGACTGCCCGGGGAGTTTGGATATCGGAGATGCCCGACAATTCGCACGACTCCGTTTTCCGTGAGCGGGCACGTGGCCCAGGCCATTCGTCCCTTCGACGCAAACCATTCGTGTGCGCGGTCATGCTGAACGTGAACAGGATCGATCAGCGCAATCAGCACATTGATGTCGAGAAGGAACCGGGTCACATCAACTCTTCGCGGAGTTGATGGACTAGTTCTGAAGTCACCCGCGTCGCACCTTTACGCACTTCGAGAAGCGGCACGCCATTTCGTGTTTCGGCTTTCGATGCGACGGGCACCAGCGCGCGCCTTGCGAGAGCAGAGATCACCTCCCCGACAGACTTTTTCTCCATGGCAGCCATCTCTTTGGCAGCGCTGAGGACATCGTCGTCGATGGAGAGGGTGGTTCGCATCGTCATCAAACATCATACATCAGATGTTCATAAATGCACCATTTCTGTTGCGCTAGACTAGCCCCGTGATCTCACCCTATCGTGGCCGCCTCGCTCCTTCGCCCACCGGCCTGCTGCATCTCGGCCACGCACGGACGTTTTGGACCGCCTACCAGCGCGCGCAGCAGGCGAATGGCGTCCTGGTGATGCGCAACGAAAACCTTGACCCGCAGCGCTCAAAGACCGAATACACAACCGCCATGTTCGAAGACCTGCGCTGGCTTGGCATCTGGTGGCAGGAAGGACCGGACGTCGGCGGCCCTTACATCCCCTACGTCCAGAGCCGGCGGCGAGAGTTCTATCTCGAAGCATGGCGAAAGCTGGTGCAGACGGGCTTCGTCTATCCCTGCCGATGTTCGCGCAAAGACCTGGCGCGCAGCGCGCAGGCTCCGCATGACGAAGACGACGAGCCGATCTATCCCGGAACCTGCAGACCCCGGCACGCAGCGAGCGGCGAAATCGCCGTACCCGAATCGCCCGCACGCCTGAATTGGCGCTTTCGCGTTCCCGACGGCGAAGAGATTGCCTTCGCAGACGGCCATCTCGGGCAGAAAAGCTACCTCGCCGGGCTCGATTTCGGCGATTTTCTCATCTGGCGGCGCGATGATGTTCCCGCCTACCAGCTCGCTGTCGTCGTAGACGACGCAGCCATGCGAATCACGGAAGTCGTGCGCGGCGCCGATCTCTTGCGCTCCGCCGCACGACAGCTTCTCGTCTATTCCGCGCTGGGCCTGGAGCCGCCCGCGTGGTATCACTGCCCGCTGATGCTCGACGCAACCGGCCAGCGCCTCGCAAAGCGGCACGACGCCCTTTCCCTGCGCGCCCTGCGCGAACAGGGCAGAACCCAGGAAGACGTCGTCGCCATGCTCCGCTGAAATGGCTGTCACCCCCTTCCTGCAAAATTTTTATGGTGATCCCTTGACGGAGGTGGAGTTGGACCGTTTGTCCTGCGCAGCAGGACAGCGGTGAAAGAGCGGTGGGCTAAACAGGCTGCGGAAAAAGACTCTTTAGAGTCACTGTTTATGCAGCGGAGGATGAAGTAAGAAACAGGCATGGGTGGAGATGAGGAACAACAGAGTGGGATGTTCAGTTACGTAACGATGGAGGCTTGGATTGCATGGGATCATCCGGCGCGTCAGATTCGTTCGTTGGTGGACCGGGCATGGCAGCGGATGGACGGGGAGTTGGGGAAGCTTTATGCGAGCACAGGCCGTCCGTCGATTGCCCCCGAGCGGCTGCTGCGCGCGCAGTTGCTGCTGGCCGTGGTGGAAGAGGCCCGGGCTCACCAGTGGTTGAGCGAAGCGCACTTCACGGTGGACGGGACGCTGATCCAGGCCTGGGCTTCGACGCGCAGTTTCCAGCCGAAGAAGGAGCCGCCGCAAGCGGGCTCGGGAACTGGCGACGGAGGCCGGATTCGGTTGCGCGACAAGGTGGAGTCGAGGACCGATCCGGATGCGCGGCTTTACCGCAAGGCGGCGGCTGACCGCAGTGTTCCCAGTTATCTGGGTCACGCGTTGATGGAAAACCGCAGCGGATTAGTGATCGCAGCCGAAGCCAGTCTGGCCGCGACGGATGCGGAACGGAGGGCGGCGATCAGGCTGCTGGACCGCGGGGTGGCGCGTCCGGCTGGGGGCAGGTTTACGCTGGGGGCCGACACCCAGTATCAGGCAGCGGAGTTTATCCAGGCGCTGCGGGAGCGCTCGGTGGCTCCGCACGTCAGCGAATATGTGCACGGGAACCTGGGCAAGAATCACCTTACGGCGGCGGAGAGGTCCGATCCGTGGCGCTCAGTAAGTCAGCGCAAACGCAAGTTGATCGAGCGGGTCTTCGCCTGGAGCAAGTTGCACCGGGGGCTGCGGCAAGTGAAACTGCGCGGACTGGAGCGCGTGGACTGGTTCTACCGGCTCACCATCGCTGCATACAACCTGGTGCGCATGCGAAGGCTGATTCCGATGCAAAGCATGGCCGCTTAGGGCCGAAGTGTCTCTGGAGGCCACCAAAACGCCTTTCCAGAGACAAAAACCGCAACCGCAACAAACCGCTGCACAGGCTCAAAGCGCGAAAAAACTCTTCAGCAAGACCATACCAAGCTGAAAGCAGTCTTTTTCCGCAGCCTGTGAAGCCCTTCTTTGCCAGGCCTAACGCGGGGCTGAAGCCCCGCTCTTCTACCGTCGTCCTGCTTTCGCAGGACAAATGGTCTACTCCGACCTCTGTCAAAGACATTTAGCTCGATTTCTTCTGCCAAAGGGGCTTGATATGGTTTTTAGGTTAGGAACTACCCCTACTCGTTAGGAACTCTACCCCTACTCAAGGTGAAAGAAGAAGGCTTGAATGGACCACCCGTTATCTCATTCACCGGACCTTTAACCCGTATTTCTGCGTCATCGGAGGAACGATGCCGTTCATTCGCAGGTACTCGACGAGCTGCCCGTAATGGTCGGTGATGTGCCAGACGGAAACGACTGAAATCCCGAGCTTGGTGTTCGGTCCCGCGTAGCGGCCTTCGACGCGGTCGAGCGCGTTTTTCTCTGTGAGCGTCGCCAGGACGCGGTTGGAGTAGTCGAAAGAAGACTTCAGGTACTGGATCAGTTCTGCTTTCGTTTTTGCCGGATCGTGGCCGCCCTTCTCGCAGTCGTCGGGCGGCTGCCTGCCCTCGAATTCGTTGAAGAAAGCGAACTGGGCGCAGGCGACGTGTTTTACCTGCTCGCCGAAGCTGCGGACTCCGTCGAACTTTCCCGCAGTGGGGATGAACGAATACTTGTCCTCGGGCATGGCTTCGGCAACGCCGAGAAAATCTCCTTCGGCGAACTGGAGAGTGCTGCTGATGCTTTCGGCGATGGATTTGGGGATGTCGGTCTGCTGCGCGGCTTGTTTGGAAGTGGATTCCTGCATAGTTTCGGATTTTACGGTCGAAGTTAGCACAAGGCCACACACGATGAGCAGAGCGGCGAGACGCAGAATGTTCACTCTGTCCTCCAGGAACTGCTGACGAGAGTGTAGCCTCAGGCTGGATGCTCTGAACACTGAGACATGTTTTTGCTCGTCTGGCAATCTAAACTACCCACACAAGCCAAAAGAATGTTCAGTGCCATGACATGCTTTCCAGGATGTTTCTAGTCATCCTTTACACTCCCTGCGCGAGCGAAGCGAGAGCAGGGAGTGAGACTGAGGATGCCTTGGAAGACGATGGACGTGCGGGAACAGCGGGTGCGGTTTGTGGTGGCGGCGTTGCGCCGTGAGCGGAGCTTGAGCAGCTTATGCCGGGAGTTTGGCATCTCGCGTCCAACTGGGCGGCTGTGGGTCGAGCGCTATCGGGCTGGCGGGGTGGAAGCCATCGCGGAACGCAGCCGACGCCCCCTGCACAGTCCACAGCAGACCGCGCCGGAGGTGGAAGGGCGTGTGATCGAGCTACGCCTCCGCTATCCCGACTGGGGTGCGCGCAAACTGCAGGTATTGCTCGAGCAATGCGGGACACGTTTGCCCGCAAGCACCATCCATCGCATTCTGCTGCGCCATCAACTGGTGCGCCCCGAGGACCGGCATCGCCCCGCGCCCAGGCGCTTCGAGCGGGCCGCGCCCAACGAGCTGTGGCAGATGGATTTCAAGGGTCCCAAGTCGTGGCACCAGCCGATCGGACCGCTTTCCATCCTGGATGATCACAGCCGTTATGTGATCGCGCTGGAGGCGGTGGGCAGCACCCAGGCCGAGCCGGTCCGTGTGCGGCTGGAGCATGCCTTTCAAGAGTGCGGTCTGCCCGAGGCCATGCTGATGGATCACGGCGTGCCCTGGTGGAGTTGGGCCGGACCACAGGCGGCGACGACAGGACTGGCGCTGTGGCTGATCAAACAGGGCATACGCCTCTGCTGGAGCGGCATCGGGCATCCGCAGACGCAAGGCAAGGTGGAGCGCTTTCACGGCGCGCTGGAACGCGCGCTCACCCGGCGTGGACTGCGTGGCCACGCGCCCCAGCAGTGGCTGGACCGCTATCGCTGGGAGCACAACCATCTGCGTCCGCACGAAGCCCTGGGCATGCAGACTCCAGCCAGCCGCTGGCGCCCCAGTGAGCGGCGCTACGATCCCAACCCGCCGCGCTGGCAGTACCCCGAGGGAGCCTGGGTACTGAAGGTCGACTGTCAAGGCAAGCTGGAGATCGCCGATACCAAGTGGCGCATCGGTCGCGCTCTGGCCGGTGAATGGGTGCAGATCCTCCCTGTCGAACAGCGGCTCCAGGTCTATTACTGCAACACCCTGATCCGGGAACTCGATCCCGCCATCCAACGCTCGACGATCGTCGAGCGTTGGATACCAGCTCAAAACCCTCGACCCTAACTGGAAAGAATGTCCAGAGACAAACTGCAAACGATGTCGTGTAACTTGACATTCTTTTGGCTTGAGTGGGGCAGTTTGTCAATCCTTCGAAAGAGCAAACTCCCAAAACAGATAGAGGTGCGAAAGCGCGTTTCAAGGGTAAAAGCCGGCGACTTCAGTCCCCGGAATAAAACCGTCGAAGGCGACCACCTCGCTGCCGTAGGCCTGAGCGCAGGCAAAGCCGAAGTGACTCGACGGCGAAATCGGGTAAGCTGGCCGATTCAAGCCTCTTCCAATTCAAGTCTTTACGTGATGGCCCATAACCCATGCTGATCGGATCAAGGTCCCCGTTTGCCAACCATAGGATATGCGGTCTATATTCAACAACGCCATCTAGTAGTCACGAAACGGTTCGATGGCAAAGGCCCTCCCATAACGTCAGCAAGTGAACCGTTTCATAACTTGTCATCCCAAATTCGCTCACCATCAACAAACTTGAGCAGCACGACGTTGGAGCCTGGACGCAGAGTCGCCAGGTAGCTCAGGAATAGGAGTACAGTTATGCATCTGACACCAGAACAACTTGAGCAAGTCAATAGTGAAGTGAAGAGATTCGCAACGGATCTCAACCTCTCCTCTGATCAGAAAGAAAAACTGCAAACTGCTTTTCAGGATGCTCGAGGAAAGCTGGGCGATTACATGAAGGACCATCCCGGTATCACGAAGGCCGATATCGTTAAAGAGGTCTCAGGTCAGCGTGACCAGATTCGCAAGCGTGTAGTGAACTTCCTCAA
This genomic window contains:
- a CDS encoding ABC transporter permease; amino-acid sequence: MESFKSQLRQVLRRLWRAPMFTCITLITLAVGVGANTAVFSVLEGVLLKPLPYPHPERLVGVWHTAPGLGLQDVNMAPSNYFIYREQNRTFQDIGLYQGDSVSVTGTAEPEHVNALDVTDGLLPVLGVSPMLGRWFNRTDATTGSPDTILLTYGYWQRKFGSDRSIVGRTLTVDGKPRQIIGVMPKEFQFLDWEMPAIILPIQFDRNKTTLGQFSYEGIARLKPGVKLTEANTDVGRMIPTVWDSFPTPPGFSIGLFKKAQLTPKVRPLMQDVVGDVGKLLWILMGSIGMVLLIACANAANLLLVRAEGRQQEFAIRSALGASRGRIGGELLLESMVIGLAGGALGLALAYGALRVLVALAPAGLPRIDDIGINTPVLIFTLIASLFASLLSGLIPVMRYAGARLGLALREGGRAQSQGRERHRTRNTLVVIQVGLAFVLLICSGLMVRTFRALMHVSPGFSDPAHVQTFRITIPEAEVSDEQKVVRMQEAIAHKIEAIQGVSSVALTNSAPMDGGQWQDPVFAQDRAYAEGDFPPLRRFKFVSPGEFQTVGTPFIAGRDYTWTDLYDRRPVAIVSENFAREYWRSPSNALGKQIRVSTKDDWREIVGVVGDIHDDGMNKDAPSIAYWPLLLNHFESDMVHVSRTVVFVIRSPRAGSESLMKEVRQAVWSVDANLPLADVRTEGYFYSKSMARTSFTLVMLAIAGGMALLLGIVGLYGVIAYSVTQRTREIGIRIALGAQRKDVTGMFVRQGLILAGAGVICGLIVAVAVTRLLSSLLFHVSPMDPITYGSVCLGLAAAAALASYVPSRRTTAVNPVDALRAE
- a CDS encoding alpha/beta hydrolase is translated as MSALRSLPLAFILTMLAAAQQTISFPTKDGGQVCGDLYGQGDRAVVLAHGGQFNKESWKEQAQVLATKGFRILAIDFRGFGCSTGPGQADFFTAPFPNDVLAAVTYLKAHGAKTVSVIGGSFGGAAAGDASIMGAPGEIDRIVFLGAAPNLSAEKLKSRALYILAREDRSGDGLRLPGIRAQYEKTPQPKELIILDGSAHAQFLFQTDQNDRVMREIERFLSTP
- a CDS encoding DUF1493 family protein, whose translation is MDELKFDEFADFIREYRQVPDRKRISPETQFERDLGLTGDDGSDLLEATEKRFRVTLASEEKGLRETFNLGPNEYLFHSEGWDIFPFRFTSLFGVEPTVREFTVGELFEAVRKAKAVTK
- a CDS encoding histidine phosphatase family protein yields the protein MSDHKVRLWLIRHGETEWSLSGAHTSRTDIPLTDRGRERAAHMADHLHQQQFSLVLTSPRQRARETCSITGYGDVAQIDSDLSEWDYGEYEGRTTADIRKEQPGWTIWKNNPREGETLAQVKTRAQSIIDRCTASVGQVALFAHAHILRILAATWIGLPPEGGSLLALGTGSVSTLGFERETRVIETWNRSFELE
- a CDS encoding TA system VapC family ribonuclease toxin, whose product is MTRFLLDINVLIALIDPVHVQHDRAHEWFASKGRMAWATCPLTENGVVRIVGHLRYPNSPGSPAAVADLLTSFRKLPGHMFWPDDLSLFDREHVTADRLLDSAQVTDSYLLALARAHEGQLATFDQRLVTDAVMNGPQALHVIR
- a CDS encoding CopG family transcriptional regulator, with product MRTTLSIDDDVLSAAKEMAAMEKKSVGEVISALARRALVPVASKAETRNGVPLLEVRKGATRVTSELVHQLREELM
- the gluQRS gene encoding tRNA glutamyl-Q(34) synthetase GluQRS, producing the protein MISPYRGRLAPSPTGLLHLGHARTFWTAYQRAQQANGVLVMRNENLDPQRSKTEYTTAMFEDLRWLGIWWQEGPDVGGPYIPYVQSRRREFYLEAWRKLVQTGFVYPCRCSRKDLARSAQAPHDEDDEPIYPGTCRPRHAASGEIAVPESPARLNWRFRVPDGEEIAFADGHLGQKSYLAGLDFGDFLIWRRDDVPAYQLAVVVDDAAMRITEVVRGADLLRSAARQLLVYSALGLEPPAWYHCPLMLDATGQRLAKRHDALSLRALREQGRTQEDVVAMLR
- a CDS encoding transposase, producing MGGDEEQQSGMFSYVTMEAWIAWDHPARQIRSLVDRAWQRMDGELGKLYASTGRPSIAPERLLRAQLLLAVVEEARAHQWLSEAHFTVDGTLIQAWASTRSFQPKKEPPQAGSGTGDGGRIRLRDKVESRTDPDARLYRKAAADRSVPSYLGHALMENRSGLVIAAEASLAATDAERRAAIRLLDRGVARPAGGRFTLGADTQYQAAEFIQALRERSVAPHVSEYVHGNLGKNHLTAAERSDPWRSVSQRKRKLIERVFAWSKLHRGLRQVKLRGLERVDWFYRLTIAAYNLVRMRRLIPMQSMAA
- a CDS encoding DinB family protein, translating into MNILRLAALLIVCGLVLTSTVKSETMQESTSKQAAQQTDIPKSIAESISSTLQFAEGDFLGVAEAMPEDKYSFIPTAGKFDGVRSFGEQVKHVACAQFAFFNEFEGRQPPDDCEKGGHDPAKTKAELIQYLKSSFDYSNRVLATLTEKNALDRVEGRYAGPNTKLGISVVSVWHITDHYGQLVEYLRMNGIVPPMTQKYGLKVR
- a CDS encoding IS481 family transposase; this translates as MDVREQRVRFVVAALRRERSLSSLCREFGISRPTGRLWVERYRAGGVEAIAERSRRPLHSPQQTAPEVEGRVIELRLRYPDWGARKLQVLLEQCGTRLPASTIHRILLRHQLVRPEDRHRPAPRRFERAAPNELWQMDFKGPKSWHQPIGPLSILDDHSRYVIALEAVGSTQAEPVRVRLEHAFQECGLPEAMLMDHGVPWWSWAGPQAATTGLALWLIKQGIRLCWSGIGHPQTQGKVERFHGALERALTRRGLRGHAPQQWLDRYRWEHNHLRPHEALGMQTPASRWRPSERRYDPNPPRWQYPEGAWVLKVDCQGKLEIADTKWRIGRALAGEWVQILPVEQRLQVYYCNTLIRELDPAIQRSTIVERWIPAQNPRP